In a genomic window of Arachnia rubra:
- a CDS encoding helix-turn-helix domain-containing protein encodes MSQQQVAGLLGCSRKQVNEIVNGHAPHHRRHCFPAGERGRHPRRLVASL; translated from the coding sequence CTGTCCCAGCAGCAGGTCGCCGGCCTCCTGGGATGCAGCCGTAAGCAGGTCAACGAGATCGTGAATGGACACGCCCCCCATCACAGGCGGCACTGCTTCCCGGCTGGAGAGCGTGGTCGGCATCCCCGCCGACTCGTGGCTTCGCTATGA
- a CDS encoding uracil-DNA glycosylase produces the protein MPTDPHPLTGDAFASPVPPGSGWPGDPATAATPVAQTAEDVTRLAVAATDLTGLDAAVSVCRACPRLVDWRESVATTNRRASFRHEPYWGRPVPSFGDPQARALIVGLAPAANGGNRTGRVFTGDRSGDWLFAALHRTGFASQPASAAAGDGLHLANLRITAAVHCAPPQNKPATVEKTTCSPWLDRELELSPDIRAIMALGGIGWDAALAAARRLGWRVPRPKPRFGHGATASLEASGRAVTLVGCYHVSQQNTFTGRLTEQMLDDVLAQVRDLIDSRG, from the coding sequence GTGCCGACCGATCCACACCCGCTAACAGGCGATGCTTTTGCGTCGCCTGTTCCGCCGGGGAGCGGCTGGCCTGGGGACCCGGCTACCGCGGCAACCCCCGTCGCCCAAACCGCAGAAGATGTCACCCGGCTAGCGGTGGCAGCAACAGATCTCACCGGGCTGGATGCCGCCGTCTCGGTGTGCCGGGCCTGCCCACGGCTGGTGGACTGGCGCGAGTCGGTAGCGACGACGAACCGCCGGGCCTCATTCAGGCATGAACCGTATTGGGGCCGGCCGGTACCGTCATTCGGCGACCCCCAGGCGAGGGCCCTGATCGTCGGACTCGCCCCAGCCGCGAATGGCGGTAACCGCACCGGGCGCGTCTTCACCGGTGACCGTTCCGGGGACTGGCTGTTCGCCGCACTCCACCGGACCGGGTTCGCCAGCCAGCCTGCCAGCGCCGCCGCAGGGGATGGGCTGCACCTGGCAAATCTGAGGATCACCGCCGCCGTGCACTGCGCCCCACCCCAGAACAAGCCAGCCACCGTGGAGAAGACCACCTGTTCTCCCTGGCTGGACCGTGAGCTGGAGCTGTCGCCGGATATCCGAGCGATCATGGCGCTCGGGGGAATCGGCTGGGACGCAGCCCTGGCGGCAGCCCGCCGCCTCGGCTGGAGGGTGCCGCGTCCCAAACCCCGGTTCGGCCACGGTGCCACAGCCAGCCTGGAAGCATCAGGGCGCGCGGTGACCCTGGTCGGCTGCTACCACGTCAGCCAGCAGAACACCTTCACCGGCCGCCTGACCGAGCAGATGCTCGACGACGTCCTGGCGCAGGTCCGGGACCTCATCGATTCCCGCGGCTAA
- a CDS encoding type II toxin-antitoxin system Phd/YefM family antitoxin, whose product MSEVISQRELRNDSGRIMRALDEGQSFIVTRHSQPVGELRPMRRQRLVDAHAVTEVFRNAPPLDHEKFQADLDEAIDQTCVPRA is encoded by the coding sequence ATGAGTGAGGTCATTAGCCAACGAGAACTTCGCAATGACAGCGGCCGGATCATGCGTGCCTTGGACGAGGGGCAGAGCTTCATCGTGACCCGGCACAGCCAGCCTGTCGGAGAACTTCGTCCTATGCGCCGTCAAAGGCTCGTGGATGCTCACGCCGTGACTGAAGTCTTCAGAAACGCACCTCCTCTGGACCATGAGAAGTTCCAGGCCGACCTGGACGAGGCGATCGACCAGACCTGCGTGCCTCGTGCCTAG
- a CDS encoding polynucleotide kinase-phosphatase, translating into MTEPIKLPVPELSLVVLVGVSGSGKSTFADRVFEPFEVVSSDFCRGLVSGDENDQSASADAFDVLNHIVGKRLDRGLLTVVDATNVTREARAELVRLARDHDVLPVAIVLDIDAKEAIARNRARPGRGFGNGPIQRQAQALRRSLRGLGREGFRKVHRLGSPADVDAAVIVRERLLNDRRDLHGPFDIIGDVHGCLDELVELLGELGYTITRDDQGRPVDAAHPEGRTAFFVGDLIDRGPSSLGVLRLAMGMAAAGHAIAVPGNHEAKLIRALDGKNVQVGHGLETTLAELDAETPEFRRQVRDWCYDLVAHLVLDDGRLVVAHAGLKEAYHGRASGRVRSFALYGDTTGESDEYGLPVRYPWAEDYRGRAMVVYGHTPTPTLDWVNNTLCLDTGCVFGGRLSALRYPERETVQVPARRVYYEPARPLVAPGRPSDELRISDVTGRRTVETSELGRLTIPAESAAGALEVMSRFALHPGLLPYLPPTMSPVATSSRPDYLEHPDEAFSQYADWGVGEVICEEKHMGSRAVVYLRGDGAVYTRTGRAFFGAELSREFLGRVRRAAETTGLFDELGSDWLLLDAELLPWSLKAGELLRSQYAPVSAAGRLALPPTVEVLGQAAARGLDVAKLLERSRTRLQNIDAYDQAWRRYAWPTSGLDGVQLAPFQVLAAEGTSFAGRDHLWHLGVADRLVEADPGLFRTTRRLVVDTAGEASRTEGVRWWEELTAGGGEGMVVKPLANLTRTGRGSLAQPGLKVRGREYLRIIYGPDYTSPENLTRLRNRNLGRKRSLALREYALGLESVSRLVAGEPLWRIHEAVFAVLALESEPVDPRL; encoded by the coding sequence ATGACTGAACCCATCAAACTGCCGGTTCCGGAGCTATCGCTGGTGGTGCTCGTCGGCGTCTCCGGGTCGGGGAAGTCCACCTTCGCCGACCGCGTCTTCGAGCCTTTCGAGGTGGTCAGCTCCGACTTCTGCCGCGGCCTGGTCTCCGGCGACGAGAACGACCAGTCGGCCTCAGCGGACGCCTTCGACGTGCTGAACCACATCGTCGGCAAGCGTCTGGACCGCGGCCTGCTGACCGTCGTCGACGCCACCAACGTGACACGCGAGGCCCGCGCCGAGCTGGTGAGACTGGCCCGCGACCACGATGTGCTGCCCGTGGCGATCGTCCTCGACATCGACGCCAAGGAAGCCATCGCCCGGAACCGCGCCCGGCCCGGCCGCGGCTTCGGCAACGGTCCGATCCAGCGACAGGCCCAGGCCCTGCGCCGCTCGCTGCGCGGCCTCGGACGGGAGGGCTTCCGCAAGGTGCACCGTCTGGGCAGCCCCGCCGACGTGGATGCCGCGGTCATCGTCCGCGAGCGCCTCCTCAACGACCGCCGCGACCTTCACGGTCCCTTCGACATCATCGGCGACGTTCATGGCTGCCTCGACGAGCTGGTGGAGCTTCTTGGTGAACTCGGCTACACCATCACCCGCGATGACCAGGGCCGCCCCGTTGACGCGGCCCACCCGGAGGGACGCACCGCGTTCTTCGTCGGTGACCTCATCGACCGTGGCCCCTCATCGTTGGGTGTGTTGCGGCTGGCGATGGGCATGGCCGCGGCAGGTCACGCCATCGCGGTGCCCGGCAATCACGAGGCCAAGCTGATCCGCGCCCTCGACGGCAAGAACGTCCAGGTGGGACATGGCTTGGAGACCACGCTCGCGGAGCTGGATGCGGAGACTCCCGAGTTCCGCAGGCAGGTGCGCGACTGGTGCTATGACCTGGTCGCCCACCTCGTGCTGGATGACGGACGACTCGTCGTTGCCCACGCTGGCCTGAAGGAGGCCTACCACGGGCGGGCGTCGGGCCGGGTGCGGTCCTTCGCGTTGTACGGCGACACCACCGGAGAGAGCGACGAGTACGGCCTGCCGGTGCGCTATCCGTGGGCCGAGGACTACCGTGGCCGGGCGATGGTGGTCTACGGACACACCCCCACACCGACCCTCGACTGGGTCAACAACACGCTGTGCCTGGACACAGGATGCGTGTTCGGCGGGAGGCTGTCGGCGCTGCGCTACCCGGAACGGGAGACCGTCCAGGTGCCTGCGCGACGGGTCTACTACGAACCCGCTAGGCCCCTCGTCGCCCCAGGACGTCCCAGCGACGAGCTGCGCATCAGCGACGTCACCGGGCGCAGGACCGTCGAGACCTCGGAGCTGGGGCGGCTGACCATCCCGGCGGAGAGCGCGGCGGGTGCTCTGGAGGTGATGAGCCGGTTCGCGCTGCACCCGGGCCTCCTGCCGTACCTGCCGCCGACCATGTCGCCGGTGGCCACGTCGTCGCGTCCTGACTACCTCGAACATCCCGACGAGGCCTTCTCGCAGTACGCCGACTGGGGCGTCGGGGAGGTGATCTGCGAGGAGAAACACATGGGGTCGCGGGCCGTGGTGTATCTGCGGGGCGACGGTGCCGTCTACACCCGCACCGGGCGGGCCTTCTTCGGTGCGGAGCTGTCCCGCGAGTTCCTGGGCCGGGTGCGGCGCGCTGCCGAGACGACGGGGCTATTCGACGAGCTGGGCAGCGACTGGCTGCTGCTGGACGCGGAACTCCTTCCGTGGTCGTTGAAAGCCGGAGAGCTGCTGCGCAGCCAGTACGCACCCGTTAGCGCGGCGGGCCGGCTGGCGCTGCCCCCGACGGTCGAGGTGCTGGGCCAGGCGGCCGCGCGAGGCCTCGACGTCGCCAAGCTGCTGGAGCGCAGCCGCACCCGGCTGCAGAACATCGACGCCTACGACCAGGCCTGGCGGCGCTACGCCTGGCCAACGTCCGGACTCGACGGAGTGCAGCTCGCCCCCTTCCAGGTGCTGGCCGCGGAGGGGACATCGTTCGCCGGCCGGGATCACCTGTGGCATCTGGGCGTCGCTGACCGGCTCGTCGAGGCCGATCCCGGACTGTTCCGCACGACGCGGCGGCTGGTGGTTGACACCGCCGGCGAAGCCAGCCGCACCGAGGGCGTGCGCTGGTGGGAGGAACTGACGGCCGGCGGCGGCGAAGGCATGGTGGTCAAGCCCCTCGCCAACCTGACCCGCACCGGCCGCGGCTCCCTGGCCCAGCCCGGGTTGAAGGTGCGGGGCCGCGAGTACCTGCGCATCATCTACGGCCCCGACTACACATCGCCCGAGAACCTGACCCGGCTGCGGAATCGCAACCTGGGGCGCAAACGTTCCCTGGCGCTACGGGAATACGCGCTGGGACTGGAATCGGTCTCCCGGCTGGTCGCAGGTGAGCCGCTGTGGCGCATCCATGAGGCCGTCTTCGCAGTCCTGGCCCTGGAGTCTGAACCCGTCGATCCGAGGCTGTAG
- a CDS encoding TMEM175 family protein, whose protein sequence is MPRERLSAFVDAVIAIVMTILVLELKKPSEVTWEALWELRSHFFAYAVSFLWLGAMWINNHSEWYNVKRVSQKTVWLTVLMLFSASFFPCFTDLEGYSGAISSRHLPLSTAGWWKLDRFAE, encoded by the coding sequence GTGCCCAGAGAACGCCTGTCTGCCTTTGTTGATGCTGTTATCGCGATCGTGATGACGATTCTGGTATTAGAATTGAAAAAGCCCTCCGAAGTCACCTGGGAGGCGTTGTGGGAGCTGCGTTCTCATTTTTTCGCCTATGCGGTGTCTTTCCTCTGGCTGGGGGCAATGTGGATTAATAATCATAGCGAATGGTATAACGTCAAACGGGTGAGCCAGAAAACAGTCTGGTTGACTGTTCTCATGTTGTTCTCAGCTTCTTTCTTCCCTTGCTTCACAGATCTGGAAGGTTATTCAGGAGCCATCTCTTCGCGGCATCTCCCCTTGTCAACCGCAGGTTGGTGGAAGCTTGACCGCTTTGCTGAATAA
- a CDS encoding type II toxin-antitoxin system VapC family toxin — MPRQRLAAGLLDTSVVIDLEHIPAELLPEQVAVSVITMAELAAGPAACNDPGERARRQDRLQRAEAVFDPIPFTTEAARAYGRVYSAVLAMGRQPRRRFADLLITSVAIAEKLPLITRNAADFTGLEEMVEIVSIT, encoded by the coding sequence GTGCCTAGGCAGCGGCTCGCTGCGGGTTTGCTCGACACATCAGTGGTGATCGATCTGGAGCACATTCCCGCAGAACTACTTCCCGAACAGGTGGCGGTATCAGTGATTACAATGGCCGAACTCGCCGCCGGGCCAGCAGCTTGCAATGACCCGGGCGAACGCGCACGCCGCCAGGACAGGCTTCAACGTGCAGAAGCCGTCTTCGACCCAATTCCTTTCACCACCGAGGCCGCCCGCGCTTACGGCCGTGTCTACTCAGCGGTTCTGGCGATGGGGAGACAGCCGAGACGTCGTTTCGCTGATCTGCTGATCACCTCCGTGGCAATCGCAGAGAAGCTCCCACTCATTACAAGAAATGCCGCAGATTTCACCGGGCTTGAGGAAATGGTCGAGATCGTGTCGATCACCTGA
- the rhaI gene encoding L-rhamnose isomerase: MFDETTSAVLARQEIEVPSWAYGNSGTRFRVFGSPGAPRTIHEKLADAAQVHRFTGLAPIVALHYPWDKVSDWPGLVQEAHDLGVRIGTINSNTFQDETYKLGSLAHHDPAVRSKAVEHHLECIEVMNQTGSSDLKIWLADGTNYPGQGDLRRRQDWLAESLAQIYAALSPQQRLVLEYKFFEPAFYHTDVPDWGTSYAQVAALGERAFVCLDTGHHAPGTNIEFIVAQLLRLGRLGSFDFNSRFYADDDLIVGAADPFQLFRILYEVRRGGGFEPDSPVAFMLDQCHNIEDKIPGQIRSVLNVQEMTARALLVDLDALQQAQQAGDVLGANAIFMDAFYTDVRPALAAWREERGLPADPAQAFLDSGYLARIAGERVGGVQSSWGA; the protein is encoded by the coding sequence ATGTTCGACGAGACCACCAGCGCCGTCCTCGCGCGGCAGGAGATCGAGGTCCCATCCTGGGCCTATGGGAACTCCGGGACACGTTTCCGTGTCTTCGGGTCTCCCGGCGCGCCCCGCACTATCCACGAGAAACTGGCCGACGCCGCCCAGGTGCACCGTTTCACCGGACTGGCGCCCATCGTCGCCCTGCACTACCCGTGGGACAAGGTCAGCGACTGGCCGGGATTGGTGCAGGAGGCCCACGACCTGGGAGTCCGGATCGGCACGATCAATTCCAACACCTTCCAGGACGAGACCTACAAACTGGGCAGCCTCGCCCACCACGACCCCGCCGTCCGGTCCAAGGCCGTTGAGCATCACCTGGAATGCATCGAGGTGATGAACCAGACCGGCTCCAGCGACCTGAAGATCTGGCTCGCTGACGGCACCAACTACCCCGGCCAGGGTGACCTGCGCCGCCGCCAGGACTGGCTGGCCGAGTCCCTGGCGCAGATCTACGCCGCGCTCAGCCCACAGCAGCGGCTCGTCCTGGAGTATAAGTTCTTCGAGCCGGCGTTCTACCACACCGACGTGCCCGACTGGGGCACCTCCTACGCGCAGGTCGCAGCGCTGGGGGAGCGCGCCTTCGTCTGCCTCGACACCGGGCACCACGCCCCAGGGACCAACATCGAGTTCATCGTCGCGCAGCTGCTGCGCCTCGGACGGCTCGGCTCCTTCGACTTCAACTCCCGGTTCTACGCCGACGACGACCTCATCGTCGGTGCAGCCGACCCCTTCCAGCTGTTCCGGATCCTCTACGAGGTACGGCGCGGCGGCGGTTTCGAGCCGGACTCACCTGTGGCATTCATGCTGGACCAGTGCCACAACATCGAGGACAAGATCCCCGGGCAGATCCGGTCGGTGCTGAACGTCCAGGAGATGACGGCCCGCGCCCTGCTGGTGGATCTCGACGCGCTGCAGCAGGCGCAGCAGGCAGGCGATGTGCTGGGCGCGAACGCCATCTTCATGGACGCGTTCTACACCGACGTCCGCCCGGCCCTGGCGGCCTGGCGCGAGGAACGTGGCCTGCCCGCCGACCCAGCGCAGGCCTTCCTGGACAGCGGCTACCTGGCCCGTATCGCTGGAGAGCGGGTCGGCGGCGTGCAGTCCAGCTGGGGTGCGTGA
- a CDS encoding FGGY-family carbohydrate kinase encodes MRDVDCVVAVDLGATSGRVILATFDGKLELREIHRFSTAAQSTEMGLRLDAMTLFGRIQAGIAHAIAAAPGPVRAVGVDSWAVDYGLLAGDELLDQPYNYRDPRCEDGRRAVLEKISPAELYARTGIQDQPFNTVNQLVHDLASGRLGEASRFLLLPDLIGYWLTGQQVAERTNASTTALLSPVTGDWDWELIDWLGLPRRIFPEVIEPGTVVGPIRSGAAVGIPLVAVGSHDTASAVAGAPLRGPDDVYLSSGTWSLLGMELPAPILTETSRQANFTNEAGLDGSVRYLKNITGLWLLSESIRTWGRQGHDHAIPELIAAARGVQDAPVFDAMDPGLVAPGDMPARLKALTGDPRLDDPAVLTRSVLESLAVAYDRTVRELASLTDRNPAQIVIVGGGSANTLLCRLAADHTGLPILAGPKEATAIGNALVQARAVGLITGSLSDARQTVMESCEITEYQPAPTPPAGLLEAICDLSNEFGADPRFTRAGGGNSSATSDGVLWIKPSGVSMATLTPKDLVPLRIDVLTAALDEPDPAPELGDPVQHLAQLARLDEGSRRPSVEILFHALIDDPYVLHTHPLLINAVTCNEDGETLTRELFGDEVLWVPYVDPGLPLAREIASRRREYVERTGRSAPKVIFLMNHGLIVAGASPEAIRATSYRVVGRIQQALDEAATGLSAMAEVFRNAVEAAVVVFEDSRVAVEFPLTREGARFLEQGPLIPDQIVYAGAFPVVIDQESDIAEEVARYRDRHGADPKVAVFPGCGVAAVGGNQEQACTALAVYIDALIVAQAASKLGRVRALDERERRFIETWEAEAYRQKMLHS; translated from the coding sequence GTGCGTGACGTGGACTGCGTGGTCGCGGTCGACCTGGGAGCCACCAGCGGCCGTGTGATCCTGGCTACCTTCGACGGAAAACTGGAGCTACGCGAGATCCATCGGTTCAGCACCGCTGCACAGTCCACCGAGATGGGGCTCCGGCTGGATGCGATGACGCTGTTTGGCCGGATCCAGGCGGGCATCGCCCATGCCATAGCGGCCGCACCCGGCCCCGTCAGGGCTGTCGGCGTCGACTCCTGGGCGGTGGACTACGGACTCCTGGCGGGTGATGAGCTGCTGGACCAGCCCTACAACTATCGCGACCCCCGCTGCGAGGACGGCCGCCGAGCCGTTCTTGAGAAGATCTCCCCGGCCGAACTATACGCTCGTACTGGAATCCAGGACCAGCCCTTCAACACCGTCAACCAGCTGGTCCACGACCTTGCCTCGGGCCGGCTCGGCGAGGCGAGCCGGTTCCTGTTGCTGCCCGACCTGATCGGCTACTGGCTGACTGGACAGCAGGTCGCTGAGCGCACCAACGCCTCCACCACCGCCCTCCTGAGTCCCGTAACTGGCGACTGGGATTGGGAGCTGATCGACTGGCTGGGGCTGCCCCGCCGGATCTTCCCCGAGGTGATCGAACCGGGGACGGTGGTCGGTCCCATCCGGTCGGGCGCAGCCGTCGGTATTCCGCTGGTGGCTGTCGGCTCCCATGACACCGCGTCGGCTGTGGCCGGTGCCCCCCTGCGAGGCCCCGACGATGTCTATCTATCGTCGGGGACCTGGTCACTGCTGGGCATGGAACTGCCGGCCCCGATCCTGACCGAGACCTCCCGCCAGGCGAATTTCACCAACGAGGCCGGCCTGGACGGCAGCGTCCGCTACCTGAAGAACATCACGGGGCTGTGGCTGCTGTCTGAGTCCATCCGCACCTGGGGGAGACAGGGGCACGACCACGCCATTCCGGAACTCATCGCTGCCGCCCGTGGGGTGCAGGACGCGCCGGTCTTCGACGCCATGGACCCGGGCCTCGTCGCACCCGGCGACATGCCGGCCCGGCTGAAGGCACTCACCGGCGATCCCCGGCTAGACGATCCCGCGGTGCTGACCCGTTCGGTCCTGGAATCCCTGGCTGTGGCATACGATCGTACTGTCCGTGAGCTGGCGTCGCTCACGGACAGAAATCCTGCCCAGATCGTGATCGTCGGCGGCGGCTCCGCCAATACGCTCCTATGCCGGCTTGCCGCAGATCACACCGGCCTGCCCATACTCGCCGGACCCAAAGAGGCCACCGCCATCGGCAACGCCCTGGTCCAGGCACGCGCCGTCGGCCTGATCACCGGGTCCTTGAGTGATGCGAGGCAAACCGTCATGGAATCCTGCGAGATCACCGAGTACCAGCCCGCGCCCACACCCCCTGCTGGGCTGTTGGAGGCCATCTGCGACCTGTCCAACGAGTTCGGGGCCGATCCCAGATTCACCCGCGCAGGTGGCGGGAACTCGTCAGCCACGTCGGATGGGGTGTTGTGGATCAAACCGAGCGGGGTCTCGATGGCGACGCTCACCCCTAAGGATCTGGTGCCGTTGCGTATCGACGTACTGACAGCGGCCCTCGATGAGCCCGACCCAGCCCCGGAGCTGGGTGACCCCGTCCAGCACCTGGCGCAGCTGGCCCGCCTCGACGAAGGGTCACGCCGGCCAAGCGTCGAGATCCTGTTCCACGCACTCATCGACGACCCCTATGTGCTGCACACCCACCCGCTCCTGATCAATGCGGTCACCTGCAACGAGGATGGAGAGACGCTAACCCGGGAACTGTTCGGTGACGAGGTGCTATGGGTGCCCTACGTTGATCCGGGGCTGCCGCTGGCCCGCGAGATCGCGTCACGGCGCCGGGAGTATGTGGAACGTACCGGCCGGTCTGCCCCGAAGGTCATATTTCTGATGAATCACGGGCTGATCGTGGCGGGAGCCTCGCCCGAGGCGATCCGCGCGACCAGCTACCGGGTCGTGGGACGGATCCAGCAGGCCCTGGATGAGGCGGCGACTGGGCTGTCCGCCATGGCCGAGGTCTTCCGGAACGCCGTGGAGGCTGCGGTGGTGGTTTTCGAGGACAGCAGGGTGGCGGTGGAGTTTCCCCTCACCCGGGAGGGGGCGCGGTTCCTGGAGCAGGGCCCGCTGATCCCGGACCAGATCGTCTACGCCGGGGCGTTCCCGGTGGTGATCGACCAGGAGAGCGATATCGCTGAGGAGGTCGCGAGATACCGGGACCGGCATGGCGCCGATCCGAAGGTCGCGGTCTTCCCAGGATGTGGGGTCGCCGCGGTGGGCGGGAACCAGGAGCAGGCCTGCACCGCCCTGGCGGTCTACATCGATGCCCTCATCGTGGCGCAGGCGGCCTCGAAGCTGGGCCGGGTCCGGGCCCTCGACGAGCGGGAACGGCGGTTCATCGAGACCTGGGAGGCCGAGGCCTACCGGCAGAAGATGCTCCACAGCTGA